One segment of Elusimicrobiota bacterium DNA contains the following:
- a CDS encoding sodium-translocating pyrophosphatase produces MLALVLVISLLSLAFAGWLAHNVLRRDDGTPEMRKISDAIKAGAEAFLRRMNKTIAMLAIALAVVMFAVYAGVQGNMTTAWQTSLSFILGAFCSGLAGYIGMYISIRSNIRAASAARKSLNDALQTALRGGAVSGLTVVSMSLLGVGGLFYLLGGNTGDPEVMKLVPLKIVGFGFGASFVALFAQLGGGIYTKAADVGADLVGKVEAGIPEDDPRNPAVIADLVGDNVGDCAGRGADLFESTAAENVGAMILGTALYPVFGIEGILFPLVARAFGLIAAAVGVMSVSVKEDETDPMHSLNRGYNVTTVLAIVGFYGAVHWLLKNNLWLFGAGVIGILTSYAFVLITQYYTEYKYRPVKEIAEACQTGPATTIISGFAVALECTALPVVAISVALLGAYHCGIQALTGVEGITRSSAGLYGTAIATMGMLSTCAYILAMDTFGPITDNAGGIVEMSHQAEDIRRRTDRLDAVGNTTKALTKGYAIGSAALAAFLLFSAYLDEVTLLTGKAFHSVDIAKMEVFVGGLLGAMLVFLFSSLAIRAVGKAAYFVINDVRAQFREKPGIMKGTEEPDYGRCVDIVTTGALKEMILPGILAVGMPVAVGLFFKLFGIGAEAVAALLMVGTITGILMATMMNNGGGAWDNAKKYIELGAFGGKGSPAHKAAVVGDTVGDPLKDTAGPSLHVLIKLLSTVTLVLAPLFI; encoded by the coding sequence ATGCTTGCGCTAGTCCTCGTCATCAGCCTCCTGTCCCTGGCCTTCGCCGGTTGGCTCGCCCATAACGTCCTGCGCCGCGACGACGGCACCCCCGAGATGCGCAAGATCTCGGACGCCATCAAGGCCGGCGCCGAAGCGTTCCTCCGACGGATGAACAAGACCATCGCGATGCTCGCGATCGCCCTCGCGGTCGTGATGTTCGCGGTCTACGCCGGCGTGCAGGGGAACATGACCACCGCCTGGCAGACCTCGCTCTCCTTCATCCTCGGCGCCTTCTGCTCGGGCCTGGCGGGCTACATCGGGATGTACATCTCGATCCGCTCGAACATCCGGGCCGCGTCGGCCGCCCGCAAGAGCCTCAACGACGCCCTCCAGACGGCCCTGCGCGGAGGGGCGGTCAGCGGCCTCACCGTCGTCTCCATGAGCCTCCTCGGCGTGGGCGGGCTCTTCTACCTCCTGGGCGGGAACACCGGCGACCCCGAGGTCATGAAGCTCGTCCCGCTGAAGATCGTCGGCTTCGGCTTCGGCGCGTCGTTCGTGGCTCTCTTCGCTCAGCTCGGCGGCGGCATCTACACGAAGGCCGCCGACGTCGGCGCCGACCTCGTCGGCAAGGTCGAGGCCGGCATCCCCGAGGACGACCCGCGAAACCCCGCGGTCATCGCCGACCTCGTGGGAGACAACGTCGGCGACTGCGCGGGCCGCGGCGCGGACCTCTTCGAGTCGACGGCGGCCGAGAACGTCGGAGCCATGATCCTCGGCACCGCGCTCTACCCGGTCTTCGGCATCGAGGGCATCCTCTTCCCCCTCGTCGCGCGCGCCTTCGGCCTCATCGCGGCGGCGGTCGGCGTCATGTCGGTGTCGGTCAAGGAAGACGAGACCGACCCGATGCACAGCCTCAATCGCGGCTACAACGTCACCACGGTTCTCGCCATCGTCGGCTTCTACGGAGCGGTGCACTGGCTGCTCAAGAACAACCTCTGGCTCTTCGGCGCCGGCGTCATCGGCATCCTGACGAGCTACGCGTTCGTGCTCATCACGCAGTATTACACCGAGTACAAGTACCGTCCGGTCAAGGAGATCGCGGAGGCCTGCCAGACGGGGCCGGCGACCACCATCATCTCCGGCTTCGCGGTCGCGCTCGAATGTACGGCCCTGCCGGTCGTGGCCATCTCGGTCGCCCTGCTCGGCGCCTACCACTGCGGCATCCAGGCGCTCACGGGCGTCGAGGGGATCACCCGCTCCTCGGCGGGCCTCTACGGCACGGCCATCGCGACGATGGGCATGCTCTCGACCTGCGCCTACATCCTGGCGATGGACACCTTCGGGCCCATCACCGACAACGCCGGCGGCATCGTGGAGATGAGCCATCAGGCCGAGGACATCCGCCGCCGCACCGACCGGCTCGACGCGGTGGGCAACACGACCAAGGCGCTCACGAAGGGCTACGCCATCGGCTCGGCCGCCCTGGCCGCGTTCCTGCTGTTCTCGGCCTACCTCGACGAGGTGACGCTCCTCACCGGGAAGGCCTTCCACAGCGTGGACATCGCCAAGATGGAGGTCTTCGTCGGCGGCCTGCTCGGCGCGATGCTCGTCTTCCTGTTCAGCTCGCTGGCCATCCGCGCGGTGGGCAAGGCGGCCTACTTCGTCATCAACGACGTCCGCGCCCAGTTCCGCGAGAAGCCGGGCATCATGAAGGGGACCGAGGAGCCCGACTACGGCCGCTGCGTCGACATCGTCACGACCGGCGCGCTCAAGGAGATGATCCTTCCCGGCATCCTCGCCGTCGGCATGCCGGTGGCCGTCGGCCTCTTCTTCAAGCTCTTCGGCATCGGCGCCGAGGCGGTCGCGGCCCTGCTCATGGTCGGCACCATCACCGGCATCCTGATGGCGACCATGATGAACAACGGCGGCGGCGCGTGGGACAACGCCAAGAAGTACATCGAGCTCGGCGCCTTCGGGGGCAAGGGCTCTCCGGCCCACAAGGCCGCGGTCGTGGGCGACACCGTCGGCGACCCGCTCAAGGACACCGCCGGCCCTTCGCTGCACGTCCTCATCAAGCTGCTCTCGACGGTCACGCTGGTCCTCGCTCCGCTCTTCATCTGA
- a CDS encoding HEAT repeat domain-containing protein: MTTLLLLLLAASPLSGQTAAPDADLRTAEDLREPDSALLRTALSDASAERRARAARAMGRIGSAGYLDGLLRALRDDSARVRSDAAFSVGLVAAESTSPASGAVTEALEEAFEDPAAAVRLAALDALGRAGGADEQDWAARLLREKDPAVREAAALALFRMRLLERVPAYSTAAVQGLLACLREESPSRWACAYAFSRWPSKEAAGSLAEAITASDPRARLFSLRSLSKLGAAAPAEAGEECLEDGDERVRVEALALLRAAGGAERISARTLADPSPRVRAAAAEALGNREGDPAALRRLLLDGSSSVRAEAAAGLSARLGDKAARELKRAASDNSWWVRLRAAESALKLPREGPRLLAAALKDEDVRVRAAALRTFAEGWPKESRAALSTALRDASAPLEVRGAAVEAAAKLKEPSLLPDLEECYRLSFSREFVELRESLVEAGSALAATAPKSAELQRWRERLLEDPAPSVRAAAAKALGRPAPAPEAPSPSPLLAEPVPAPGTRVSLLTSKGELILELAPEEAPTHSANLVSLVRRGFYDGKVWHRVVPNFVVQGGDPRGTGWGDAGYFLRDETTPLRFARGTLGMPRAGKDTGGCQLFITLIDAPHLDGRYTAFGRVVIGLDVLDRLEPGDYIVKATLK; the protein is encoded by the coding sequence ATGACGACGCTCCTCCTGCTGCTTCTCGCCGCCTCCCCCCTCTCGGGGCAGACCGCCGCGCCCGACGCCGACCTGCGCACGGCGGAGGACCTGCGCGAGCCGGATTCCGCGCTCCTGCGCACGGCCCTGAGCGACGCCTCCGCCGAGCGCCGCGCCCGCGCCGCCCGCGCGATGGGGCGCATCGGCTCCGCCGGCTATCTCGACGGCCTTCTGCGCGCTCTGCGCGACGACTCCGCGCGCGTGCGCTCGGACGCCGCCTTCTCCGTCGGCCTCGTCGCCGCGGAGAGCACCTCTCCGGCCTCCGGGGCCGTGACGGAGGCCCTCGAGGAGGCGTTCGAAGACCCGGCCGCCGCCGTGCGTCTCGCCGCCCTCGACGCCCTCGGGCGCGCGGGAGGGGCCGACGAGCAGGATTGGGCGGCCCGGCTCCTGCGCGAAAAGGACCCCGCGGTCCGCGAGGCCGCGGCCCTCGCGCTCTTCCGCATGCGCCTGCTCGAGCGCGTCCCCGCCTACTCCACGGCGGCCGTGCAGGGGCTTCTCGCCTGCCTGCGCGAGGAGTCCCCCTCGCGCTGGGCCTGCGCCTACGCCTTCAGCCGCTGGCCGTCGAAGGAGGCCGCGGGCTCCCTGGCGGAGGCCATCACCGCGTCGGACCCCCGCGCGCGCCTCTTCTCCCTGCGCTCCCTCTCGAAGCTGGGCGCCGCCGCTCCGGCCGAAGCGGGCGAGGAGTGCCTCGAGGACGGCGACGAACGCGTCCGCGTCGAGGCCCTCGCCCTGCTGCGCGCCGCCGGCGGAGCCGAGCGCATCTCCGCGCGGACCCTCGCCGACCCCTCCCCCCGCGTGCGCGCGGCCGCGGCCGAAGCCCTCGGGAACCGCGAAGGCGACCCTGCGGCCCTGCGGCGGCTGCTCCTCGACGGCTCCTCCTCCGTGCGCGCCGAGGCCGCGGCGGGACTCTCCGCGCGCCTGGGCGACAAGGCGGCGCGCGAACTCAAGAGGGCGGCTTCCGACAACTCCTGGTGGGTGCGCCTGCGCGCCGCGGAGTCCGCGCTGAAGCTCCCGAGAGAAGGGCCGCGCCTGCTCGCGGCCGCGCTCAAGGACGAGGACGTGCGCGTGCGCGCCGCCGCGCTGCGGACCTTCGCCGAGGGCTGGCCGAAGGAGTCCCGCGCCGCCCTCTCGACCGCCCTGCGCGACGCGTCGGCGCCGCTGGAGGTCCGCGGCGCCGCCGTCGAGGCGGCCGCGAAGCTCAAGGAACCCTCGCTTCTTCCCGACCTCGAAGAGTGCTACCGCCTCTCCTTCTCGCGCGAGTTCGTGGAGCTGCGCGAGTCGCTCGTCGAGGCCGGGTCCGCGCTCGCGGCGACGGCGCCGAAGTCCGCGGAGCTGCAGCGCTGGCGGGAGCGTCTGCTCGAGGACCCCGCGCCTTCCGTGCGCGCGGCGGCGGCGAAGGCGCTCGGCCGGCCGGCCCCAGCGCCGGAGGCTCCGTCACCGTCCCCGCTCCTCGCGGAGCCCGTCCCCGCGCCCGGGACGCGGGTCTCGCTGCTCACGAGCAAGGGAGAGCTCATCCTCGAGCTCGCTCCCGAGGAGGCCCCCACGCATTCCGCGAACCTCGTCTCGCTCGTGCGACGGGGCTTCTACGACGGGAAGGTGTGGCACCGCGTCGTCCCCAACTTCGTCGTGCAGGGCGGGGACCCCCGCGGCACCGGCTGGGGCGACGCCGGCTACTTCCTGCGCGACGAGACCACTCCTTTGCGCTTCGCGCGGGGGACCCTGGGGATGCCCAGGGCGGGCAAGGACACCGGCGGCTGCCAGCTCTTCATCACGCTCATCGACGCGCCGCATCTCGACGGACGCTACACCGCCTTCGGCCGCGTCGTCATCGGCCTCGACGTCCTCGACCGCCTCGAGCCGGGCGACTACATCGTCAAAGCCACATTGAAATAG
- a CDS encoding tetratricopeptide repeat protein codes for MDAIEKLEAAREALSESPRRALSLLPRAAALPPALRPERDFVEAEALRARGFLASSESLYAGVLSRLTPSEDPVLFIESCLARAAALRSLGRTREASGLLAKAGRAPWARRFAHRLRLERALVLRAEGRHRPALRELRSLLAGALDARDAQEAAFLLWAIGGAERLEGELEASVRSFKRSRTLFRRAGDRLGEGYALFGLAGVSRIRGRAADSERFYARAAAVFSQSEDLFGRAYAFCGRANALRQLGRLDEAERLYRSAYGLYASLGDEVDLAYVVWGQGKILLQRGALAGSRSLLLRALGMFSRGNETRGVVLSELALAQALYALGKVRQAEGLKKRAEVRAARAGLHTPLEVFT; via the coding sequence ATGGACGCCATCGAGAAGCTGGAAGCGGCGCGCGAAGCGCTCTCTGAGAGTCCGCGCCGGGCGCTATCGCTCCTGCCCCGGGCCGCGGCGCTTCCGCCGGCCCTGCGCCCTGAACGGGATTTCGTCGAGGCCGAGGCGCTGCGCGCGCGCGGCTTCCTCGCCTCCTCCGAGAGCCTCTACGCCGGAGTCCTCTCGCGCCTCACCCCCTCGGAGGACCCCGTCCTCTTCATCGAGTCCTGCCTCGCGCGCGCGGCGGCGCTGCGCAGCCTGGGAAGGACCCGCGAAGCGTCGGGTCTGCTCGCCAAAGCCGGCCGCGCTCCCTGGGCCCGCCGCTTCGCGCATCGGCTGCGTCTCGAGCGCGCCCTCGTCCTGCGCGCCGAGGGACGCCATCGCCCCGCCCTGCGCGAGCTGCGCTCCCTCCTCGCCGGCGCCCTGGACGCGCGGGACGCGCAGGAGGCCGCCTTCCTCCTGTGGGCCATCGGCGGCGCGGAGCGCCTCGAAGGGGAGCTCGAGGCGTCGGTCCGCTCGTTCAAGCGCTCCCGGACGCTCTTCCGCCGCGCCGGAGACCGGCTCGGGGAGGGCTACGCCCTCTTCGGGCTCGCCGGCGTCTCCCGCATCCGGGGCCGCGCGGCCGACTCCGAGCGCTTCTACGCGCGGGCCGCCGCCGTCTTCTCGCAGAGCGAGGACCTCTTCGGCCGCGCCTACGCGTTCTGCGGCCGCGCCAACGCCCTGCGCCAGCTCGGCCGCCTCGACGAGGCGGAGCGCCTCTACCGTTCGGCCTACGGGCTCTACGCCTCCCTCGGCGACGAGGTGGACCTCGCCTATGTCGTCTGGGGACAGGGGAAGATCCTTCTCCAGCGCGGAGCGCTCGCCGGCTCGCGCAGCCTGCTCCTGCGGGCGCTCGGGATGTTCTCGCGAGGGAACGAGACGCGCGGGGTCGTGCTCAGCGAACTCGCGCTCGCGCAGGCGCTCTACGCGCTGGGGAAGGTCCGCCAGGCCGAGGGCCTGAAGAAGCGCGCCGAGGTCCGCGCCGCGCGCGCCGGCCTCCATACCCCGCTGGAAGTCTTCACCTGA
- a CDS encoding response regulator: MTRILIIEDDFALAESLQALLKSKGYEVSFAPDGLQGLEMARKGRPDLILLDVLIPRVNGYEVCRQLRTEPKTKEIRIVMVTGLGTMRDVEKAFACGATDYIIKPFNTDRLLKKIEKVMGSGPTAS; the protein is encoded by the coding sequence ATGACCCGAATCCTCATCATCGAAGACGACTTCGCGCTCGCCGAGAGCCTTCAGGCGCTGCTCAAGAGCAAGGGCTACGAGGTCTCCTTCGCCCCCGACGGGCTCCAGGGGCTCGAGATGGCGCGCAAGGGAAGGCCCGACCTCATCCTCCTCGACGTGCTCATCCCCCGCGTCAACGGCTACGAGGTCTGCCGCCAGCTGCGCACCGAGCCGAAGACCAAGGAGATCCGCATCGTCATGGTCACGGGCCTCGGCACGATGCGCGACGTCGAAAAGGCCTTCGCCTGCGGCGCCACCGACTACATCATCAAGCCCTTCAACACCGACCGCCTCCTCAAAAAGATCGAGAAGGTGATGGGCTCCGGCCCCACCGCCTCCTGA
- a CDS encoding HAMP domain-containing sensor histidine kinase → MRALLLLACGFAAGWAAAAWRARRLTQTRARMLSFVSHELNTPVTSLRMTVSNFLNGVFGPVPEEQKPWFDLLNEQMSRLGALVGDLRDFIHLEMHRDLQLNRERVRLCELSQKVVDELREGFARADIVLQVEGLDALPETEADPERIERVLFAMLLHARKFRLRGPVRVLTAASGAARIEVRYEGPKPEPGYAQAALDLYYPARRPESQVLASTGLGLGLAARVAELHGGRMTLEVDPDGRAAIALELIRS, encoded by the coding sequence ATGAGGGCCCTCCTCCTGCTGGCGTGCGGCTTCGCCGCCGGCTGGGCGGCCGCCGCCTGGCGCGCCCGACGGCTCACGCAGACCCGCGCGCGGATGCTGTCCTTCGTCTCGCACGAGCTCAACACCCCCGTGACCTCGCTGCGCATGACGGTCTCCAACTTCCTCAACGGCGTCTTCGGCCCCGTGCCCGAGGAGCAGAAGCCCTGGTTCGACCTGCTCAACGAGCAGATGTCGCGCCTGGGCGCCCTGGTGGGGGACCTGCGGGACTTCATCCACCTCGAGATGCACCGCGACCTCCAGCTCAACCGCGAGCGCGTGCGCCTCTGCGAGCTCTCCCAGAAGGTCGTCGACGAGCTGCGCGAAGGCTTCGCGCGCGCCGACATCGTCCTGCAGGTCGAGGGCCTCGACGCGCTCCCCGAGACCGAAGCCGACCCGGAGCGCATCGAGCGCGTCCTCTTCGCGATGCTGCTGCACGCGCGCAAGTTCCGTCTGCGCGGCCCCGTGCGCGTCCTCACCGCCGCCTCCGGCGCCGCCCGCATCGAGGTCCGCTACGAAGGGCCGAAGCCGGAGCCGGGCTACGCGCAAGCGGCCCTCGACCTCTACTATCCCGCCCGCCGCCCGGAGTCCCAGGTCCTCGCCAGCACGGGGCTCGGACTCGGGCTCGCCGCGCGCGTCGCCGAACTTCACGGGGGGCGCATGACGCTCGAGGTGGACCCGGACGGCCGGGCCGCCATCGCGCTGGAGCTCATCCGATCATGA
- a CDS encoding gamma carbonic anhydrase family protein, with translation MIRALGSRIPRLHRSAFVHDSAEVCGAVRLGARASVWPFCSLRGDLEPILVGEGTNVQDLCALHTSAGHPVVLGRGITVGHRAVLHGCRVGDGSLIGMGAVVLEAVIGRECLVGAGALVLGGMRVPPRSLVLGSPAKVVRKLKPSELRELRRAARAYLRLAPLHRRDARPVFPS, from the coding sequence ATGATCCGCGCACTGGGAAGCCGCATCCCCCGCCTCCACCGCAGCGCCTTCGTCCACGACTCCGCCGAGGTCTGCGGCGCCGTCCGACTCGGCGCGCGCGCCTCCGTCTGGCCGTTCTGCTCCCTGCGCGGAGACCTCGAACCCATCCTCGTCGGCGAGGGGACCAACGTCCAGGACCTCTGCGCCCTGCACACCAGCGCCGGCCATCCCGTCGTCCTGGGACGGGGGATCACGGTCGGGCACCGCGCGGTGCTCCACGGCTGCCGGGTCGGCGACGGCTCGCTCATCGGCATGGGCGCCGTCGTCCTCGAGGCGGTCATCGGCCGCGAGTGCCTCGTCGGAGCCGGCGCGCTCGTCCTCGGCGGCATGCGGGTCCCTCCGCGGAGCCTCGTGCTCGGCTCTCCGGCGAAGGTCGTGCGGAAGCTGAAGCCCTCGGAGCTGCGCGAGCTGCGCCGCGCCGCGCGGGCCTACCTGCGCCTGGCGCCGCTGCACCGCCGCGACGCGCGGCCGGTGTTCCCCTCATGA
- the nadB gene encoding L-aspartate oxidase encodes MDSSSDFLVIGSGIAGLSAALKLSELGTVALVTKKAAADSATNYAQGGIAAVVGENDSLESHVADTLRTGGGLCREGVVRSVVADGPARVKELIELGVRFSESRRRLDLGLEGGHSHRRVLHAGDFTGKEIERALVQSLRAHPSVRLIENHVAVDLLLDDSPAKIPAGENRCRGAYVLDAASGEVRVLRARATVLACGGAGKVYLYTSNPDIATGDGMAMAYRAGVPLANLEFVQFHPTCFYDPGVREEQGRRFLLSEALRGEGGVLVRRDGTRIMEGVHPLKDLAPRDVVARAIDAELKRTGAECAYLDMTARPRDFLEKRFPNIFAHCLGAGVDLSKDPIPVVPAAHFFCGGVDVDGDGATALPGLYAIGETAHTGLHGANRLASNSLLEGVVFAERVRRRIGRDWERVRGDALPAADPWRPAPSSAKQESVYILQDWDEIRRLVWNFVGIVRNDRRLSSALERMRIVRREVMEVYRDYPMSRDLVELRNISLLAELLIASASSRKESRGLHYNTDHPEPREAERRDTLVVPRVDCGCSRAA; translated from the coding sequence ATGGATTCTTCGTCGGATTTCCTCGTCATCGGAAGCGGGATCGCGGGTCTCTCCGCGGCCCTCAAACTCTCCGAGCTCGGCACGGTGGCCCTCGTCACGAAGAAGGCCGCCGCCGATTCGGCGACGAACTACGCGCAGGGCGGGATCGCCGCCGTCGTGGGCGAGAACGACAGCCTCGAGAGCCACGTCGCCGACACCTTGCGCACGGGCGGCGGTCTCTGCCGCGAGGGCGTCGTGCGCTCCGTCGTCGCCGACGGTCCCGCGCGCGTGAAGGAGCTCATCGAGCTGGGCGTGCGCTTCTCCGAGAGCCGGCGCCGCCTCGACCTCGGCCTCGAGGGAGGCCACTCCCATCGCCGCGTGCTGCACGCGGGCGATTTCACGGGGAAGGAGATCGAGCGGGCGCTCGTGCAGTCGCTGCGCGCTCACCCCTCGGTCCGCCTCATCGAGAACCACGTCGCGGTGGACCTTCTCCTCGACGACAGCCCGGCGAAGATCCCGGCGGGTGAGAACCGCTGCCGCGGCGCCTACGTCCTGGACGCGGCCTCGGGGGAGGTCCGGGTCCTGCGCGCGCGGGCGACCGTGCTCGCCTGCGGCGGCGCCGGGAAGGTCTATCTCTATACGTCCAACCCCGACATCGCCACCGGCGACGGCATGGCCATGGCCTATCGCGCCGGCGTCCCTCTCGCCAACCTCGAGTTCGTGCAGTTCCATCCCACCTGCTTCTACGACCCGGGCGTGCGCGAGGAGCAGGGACGCCGCTTCCTCCTCTCCGAGGCCCTGCGCGGGGAAGGCGGCGTGCTGGTCCGCCGCGACGGGACCCGGATCATGGAGGGCGTGCACCCGCTCAAGGACCTCGCACCCCGCGACGTGGTCGCGCGCGCCATCGACGCGGAGCTCAAGCGCACCGGCGCCGAGTGCGCCTACCTCGACATGACCGCGCGGCCGCGCGACTTCCTGGAGAAGCGGTTCCCGAACATCTTCGCCCACTGTCTCGGCGCCGGCGTCGACCTCTCGAAAGACCCGATCCCCGTCGTGCCGGCCGCGCACTTCTTCTGCGGCGGCGTGGACGTCGACGGCGACGGGGCGACCGCCCTGCCCGGGCTCTACGCCATCGGCGAGACCGCGCACACGGGACTGCACGGCGCCAACCGCCTCGCCTCGAACTCCCTGCTCGAAGGAGTGGTCTTCGCCGAGCGCGTGCGCCGCCGCATCGGCCGGGACTGGGAGCGCGTCCGCGGGGACGCCCTCCCCGCCGCCGACCCCTGGCGCCCGGCCCCTTCCTCCGCGAAGCAGGAGTCCGTCTACATCCTCCAGGACTGGGACGAGATCCGGCGCCTCGTCTGGAACTTCGTCGGCATCGTGCGCAACGACCGGCGCCTCTCCAGCGCGCTCGAGCGCATGCGCATCGTCCGGCGCGAGGTCATGGAGGTCTATCGGGACTACCCGATGTCGCGCGACCTCGTCGAACTGCGCAACATCTCCCTGCTCGCGGAGCTCCTCATCGCCTCCGCCTCCTCCCGCAAGGAGAGCCGCGGCCTGCACTACAACACCGATCACCCCGAGCCGCGCGAAGCGGAGCGCCGCGACACCCTCGTGGTCCCCCGCGTCGACTGCGGCTGCTCGCGCGCCGCATGA